In the genome of Mycobacterium kansasii ATCC 12478, one region contains:
- a CDS encoding MlaE family ABC transporter permease encodes MVSSDTVIKPLRSVGEFFAMSLDTLVAMFKWPFPWREFLLQSWFVARVSIIPTLLLAIPFTVLVVFTLNILLVEFGAADFSGTGAATASVTQIGPIVTVLVVAGTGATAMCADLGARTIHDELDALRVMGVDPIRRLAAPRVLAATVVAVSLVSLVTLVGLAGSFAFSVFVQHVTPGAFAAGLTLITHLPELILGLVKGALFGMAAALIACYKGISVGGGPQGVGNAVNETVVYSFIALFVINIVATAVFYVGPQ; translated from the coding sequence ATGGTTTCATCCGACACCGTCATCAAGCCGCTGCGTTCCGTCGGGGAATTCTTCGCCATGTCGCTGGACACCTTGGTGGCGATGTTCAAATGGCCTTTCCCGTGGCGGGAGTTTCTGCTGCAAAGCTGGTTCGTGGCACGGGTTTCCATCATTCCGACGCTGTTGCTGGCAATTCCGTTCACCGTGCTGGTGGTGTTCACCCTCAACATCCTGTTGGTGGAGTTCGGCGCCGCCGACTTCTCCGGCACCGGCGCAGCCACCGCCTCGGTCACCCAGATCGGGCCGATCGTGACGGTGCTCGTCGTCGCCGGCACCGGAGCCACCGCGATGTGCGCCGACTTGGGCGCCCGGACCATTCACGACGAACTGGACGCATTGCGGGTGATGGGCGTCGACCCGATTCGCCGGCTGGCGGCGCCCCGCGTGCTGGCCGCCACCGTCGTCGCGGTGTCGTTGGTGTCGCTGGTGACCCTGGTCGGCCTCGCCGGCTCGTTCGCGTTCTCGGTGTTCGTCCAGCACGTCACACCGGGTGCTTTCGCGGCGGGTCTGACCCTGATCACCCACCTTCCCGAGCTGATCCTGGGTCTGGTCAAGGGCGCGCTGTTCGGCATGGCCGCCGCCCTGATCGCCTGCTACAAAGGCATTTCCGTGGGCGGCGGCCCGCAGGGTGTCGGCAATGCCGTCAACGAGACGGTGGTCTACTCCTTCATCGCGTTGTTCGTGATCAACATCGTCGCGACGGCCGTCTTCTACGTAGGCCCGCAATGA
- a CDS encoding Hsp70 family protein — protein sequence MRVGIDFGTTHTVAAVVDRGNYPVVSFDGVEAWPSLIAANAAGEIRFGLDAAAVRREPGWSVLRSFKRLLNDAGPHTEVNLAGRDYPLAELLTGYLARFKDDLRHRSNAGLGPGEPIEAAISVPANASSAQRFMTLDAFLAAGFHVVAMLNEPSAASLEYAHRYRSTITAKREYVLIYDLGGGTFDASLLKMTGQVNEVVVSEGIQRLGGDDFDEAIVKLVVSGAKLPPVAAASDPLREECAARKEAIGAQTRRFLVDLTVVDGTDRPPFACGIDDVYSACAPLVDKTIDVLSRVLRDPAAAGSGVAWSEVAGIYLVGGAGGFPLIVRMLRTAFGEKRVKRSPHPFAATAIGLAVFLDTKANFQLSEHFSRHFGVFREAQAGAGVVFDPIVLKDAALPADGHSPLIIRRTYRAAHNIGHFRFVECSRLVDGRPDGDVTPYDPVYFPFDPALHDRHDLGRQPVGRCNDGPDVEERYVVAPGGAVEVTLTTQPTGFKRTFRLERRAPAAS from the coding sequence ATGAGAGTCGGTATCGACTTCGGCACCACCCACACCGTCGCCGCGGTCGTCGACAGAGGCAACTATCCCGTCGTTTCGTTCGACGGGGTAGAGGCTTGGCCATCACTCATCGCGGCGAACGCGGCCGGAGAGATCCGGTTCGGGCTGGACGCCGCCGCCGTGCGCCGCGAGCCGGGATGGTCGGTACTGCGCTCGTTCAAACGTCTGCTCAACGACGCCGGACCGCACACCGAGGTGAACCTGGCCGGCCGCGATTACCCGCTGGCCGAGTTGCTCACCGGCTATCTGGCGCGGTTCAAAGACGATCTTCGGCATCGCTCCAATGCCGGCCTCGGGCCGGGCGAGCCGATTGAGGCCGCGATCAGTGTGCCGGCCAATGCGTCCAGCGCCCAACGCTTTATGACGCTGGACGCCTTTCTCGCGGCGGGCTTTCACGTCGTCGCAATGCTGAACGAACCGTCTGCGGCCAGTCTCGAGTATGCCCACCGGTACCGCTCCACCATCACCGCCAAACGCGAATACGTCCTGATCTACGACCTCGGCGGCGGCACCTTCGACGCCTCGCTGCTGAAAATGACGGGCCAGGTCAACGAGGTCGTCGTCAGCGAGGGCATCCAGCGTCTGGGTGGCGACGATTTCGACGAGGCGATAGTGAAGCTCGTCGTGTCCGGGGCCAAGCTGCCGCCGGTCGCCGCGGCATCCGACCCGCTGCGGGAGGAATGCGCCGCCCGCAAGGAGGCCATCGGGGCGCAGACCCGCCGCTTCCTGGTGGACCTGACGGTGGTCGACGGGACCGACCGGCCACCGTTCGCTTGCGGCATCGACGATGTGTACTCGGCCTGCGCGCCGCTCGTGGACAAGACCATCGACGTGCTCTCGCGGGTGCTGCGCGACCCGGCGGCAGCCGGAAGCGGCGTCGCCTGGTCCGAGGTAGCAGGCATCTACCTGGTGGGCGGGGCCGGCGGCTTTCCGCTCATCGTGCGGATGCTGCGCACCGCCTTCGGGGAGAAACGCGTCAAACGCTCGCCGCACCCGTTTGCCGCAACCGCTATCGGGCTGGCGGTATTTCTCGACACGAAAGCGAATTTCCAGTTGTCCGAACACTTTTCGCGGCATTTCGGAGTTTTCCGCGAGGCGCAGGCCGGCGCCGGCGTGGTATTCGACCCGATCGTGCTCAAGGACGCCGCGCTTCCCGCCGACGGGCATTCGCCGCTGATCATCAGGCGAACCTATCGGGCGGCCCACAACATCGGACATTTCCGGTTCGTGGAGTGCAGCCGCCTGGTCGACGGCCGTCCCGACGGGGACGTGACCCCCTACGATCCCGTCTACTTCCCCTTCGACCCTGCCCTGCATGACCGCCACGACCTTGGGCGGCAGCCCGTCGGCCGGTGCAACGACGGTCCCGATGTCGAGGAGCGCTACGTCGTCGCCCCCGGCGGCGCGGTGGAAGTGACCCTGACGACGCAGCCCACCGGCTTCAAGCGCACCTTCCGGCTGGAACGACGCGCACCCGCTGCGAGCTGA
- a CDS encoding DUF732 domain-containing protein: MCTGAPAAHADAVAYLVNVTVRPGYNFPDAATALAYGNGICEKVRAGERYPQIITEVKSDFDTSDEYQASYLISQAVGELCPAQIWQLRQSAGGYVPPAGS, from the coding sequence ATGTGCACCGGCGCACCCGCTGCACACGCCGACGCGGTGGCCTACCTGGTCAATGTGACGGTGCGGCCGGGCTACAACTTTCCCGACGCCGCGACCGCGCTCGCATATGGGAATGGCATCTGTGAGAAGGTGCGGGCCGGCGAGCGCTACCCACAGATCATCACCGAGGTCAAAAGCGACTTCGACACCTCCGACGAGTACCAGGCGTCCTATCTGATCAGCCAGGCGGTCGGCGAACTGTGCCCGGCCCAGATCTGGCAATTGCGGCAATCGGCCGGCGGATACGTTCCACCGGCAGGTTCGTGA
- a CDS encoding STAS/SEC14 domain-containing protein — MIERLEGFPDNVAAFAFHGHVTKSDYDAILIPDFEDRLARHKKVRIYCEIPPDFQKFDPGAVWEDSKFGFGHFFDWERAALVTDVEWMAHVAKFSQFFGFLWPGEYRAFSNAGVDEARKWIAEPHE; from the coding sequence GTGATCGAGCGCCTGGAGGGCTTCCCCGACAACGTTGCCGCGTTCGCGTTCCACGGGCACGTTACGAAGTCCGATTACGACGCCATACTCATACCCGATTTCGAAGACAGACTCGCCCGCCACAAGAAGGTGCGGATCTATTGTGAAATACCGCCTGATTTCCAGAAATTCGATCCCGGTGCGGTCTGGGAGGATTCGAAGTTCGGTTTCGGCCACTTCTTCGACTGGGAACGCGCCGCCTTGGTCACCGACGTGGAATGGATGGCGCATGTGGCGAAATTCAGCCAGTTCTTCGGCTTTCTGTGGCCCGGCGAGTACCGCGCATTCTCGAACGCCGGTGTCGACGAAGCGCGCAAGTGGATCGCCGAACCGCACGAGTGA
- a CDS encoding ABC transporter permease encodes MSANPPAERLAWIGGRASGLVAGWNRVGIQVAFYARTIAEMRTAFGRYGKEILRLIAQMSLGTGALAVIGGTVVIVGFLTLSTGAVIAVQGYNQLSGIGVEAMTGFISAYVNVRIISPAVAGVGLAATIGAGATAQLGAMRIAEEIDALEVMAVRSVAYLVSTRVVAGVVVVIPLYCIAVVCAFQAARFGTTGVYGQSTGVYDHYFRTFLNSTDLLWSFLTVIAAAIAIMLVHTHYGYTAKGGPAGVGAAVGHSVRTSLIVLTLIVLAISLSVHGQSGHFNLSG; translated from the coding sequence ATGAGCGCCAACCCGCCGGCCGAGCGGCTCGCCTGGATCGGCGGCCGGGCGAGCGGCTTGGTGGCCGGCTGGAATCGCGTCGGCATCCAGGTGGCTTTCTACGCCAGGACGATCGCCGAAATGCGAACGGCGTTCGGTCGTTACGGCAAGGAAATCCTGCGACTGATCGCCCAGATGAGCCTGGGCACCGGCGCGCTGGCGGTGATCGGCGGCACGGTGGTGATCGTCGGCTTCCTGACCTTGTCCACCGGCGCCGTCATCGCCGTGCAGGGCTACAACCAGCTGTCCGGCATCGGAGTGGAGGCCATGACCGGCTTTATCTCCGCCTATGTCAACGTGCGCATCATCTCACCGGCGGTCGCCGGTGTCGGTTTAGCGGCCACCATCGGCGCCGGTGCCACCGCGCAGCTGGGCGCAATGCGCATCGCCGAAGAGATCGACGCGCTCGAGGTGATGGCCGTCCGGTCGGTGGCCTACCTGGTCTCCACCAGGGTGGTGGCCGGTGTCGTCGTGGTCATCCCGCTGTACTGCATAGCGGTGGTATGCGCTTTCCAGGCCGCCCGGTTCGGCACGACCGGGGTCTACGGTCAGTCCACCGGCGTCTACGACCATTACTTCCGTACCTTTCTCAATTCGACGGACCTGCTCTGGTCGTTCCTCACGGTGATCGCCGCGGCCATCGCCATCATGCTGGTGCACACCCATTACGGGTACACCGCCAAGGGCGGGCCCGCCGGAGTGGGCGCGGCGGTCGGCCACTCGGTGCGCACCTCGCTCATCGTGTTGACGCTGATCGTGCTGGCGATCTCGCTATCCGTGCACGGCCAGTCCGGCCATTTCAACCTGTCGGGCTAG